ACGCGCCAATTGCAGCGGCCAGTTCGAGGTGGTGCGCCAGTCGAGCGACAACGGCACGCTCAGTCTGATCTACGCGTGTCCGGTACGGGCACAGTAGAGGCGGGCACCGCCGTTCGTGCCGGGCAAGTGCAGCGGCGGACGGATGACGATGGATCATGACGGATCAGCTCAGGCTGGCGCCAGATTGAAGGCGCCAGCCGGCGTGTCACGCCTTGGCGTTGCCTCTCCCATACGACGATGACCTGAACCAACGCCGCGCCGAAACCGGCGGGTGGCCCACCGCGTACAAGAATCCCCCGCGCGTTGAGCGTTCAATTTCCCATCGCATCATCAGTGCGGCGCACAAAACGGTCATATTGGTCAGGGCTTAATTCAACTATGAGACCGTCTCGCGAATGTATTGCCAGACGGGAGTGATTCATTGTCCGATATTTATTTCGAGAATATGAAATAGATGGGTAGCCTCCGCCTCGCCATCTTTAATGGATTTAATTTAATCACCGGCGTTGCCTGATCGATGAACTCATGTCGTTCAGTGCGGCGGCCAACGGAAGCTCGCTGTATCTGCCTTTATCGTCATGGGTAGAGCGCTCCCGCAGTCGCGTCCATGTCAACGGGCCGACATATTGCCAATTCGTAGCGAAGAAAAGGCAGGCGAGGAAAATTTCCGGTCTACGGTGAAAGAGGCGCCGCGCGGCACGTTTCATGCTTTTGTGTTCGGTCTGATAAGAATTTCCGGGGAAAGCAATGAATCACCACCAACTCGAAAAAGACATTGAGCATCTGGAACACGTGATTACGCGGATTTCCGCCGCGGACCGCATTCCGCTATCGTATTGGCGGAGTCGGCTCAAATCGATATTGGGCGCGGCTTTGGTGCCGTCGCAGGCGAGCCGTCTCAAACGGCTCAACGACGCGCTTAGCGCGCTCGAGGCAAGAGAGAACCTGGCGCCCAGCGCGGGCAATGTGCGGTAACGTTGAGCTGGTGAAGCCATAACGTTACGTATCATTCTTACCTGGCAGGCCGAAGCGACCTGCAGATTCTGCCGGGCCGTGCCGGTTGCAATGAGCGAGGTTCTCGGGGCCGAGAACCGGACGTCAGCCGATGCGCCCTCAACAACGTAGCGACGCAGGTTCACTGCGCACCCAGGACGACCGATGCAGAAAGCAGGCTTTTCCGCGGCAAGACTCGCGCAATTGACGTCGGCCATGCAGGGCTATGTCGACCGGGGTGAGGTAGCCGGCGTCGTCACGCTTGCCTGGCGGCGCGGCGAAACGGCGCACTTCGAGCCGTTGGGGTGGCGCGACGACGCCGAACAGCTTCCCATGCAACGCGACACCCTGTTCCGAATCGCCTCCATGACCAAGCCGGTCACGAGCGCGGCCATCATGATGCTGATCGAACAGGACCAGCTCACGCTCGACGCACCTGTTGCGCAATGGTTGCCTGAACTGGCGGCGCCGCGCGTGCTGCGCGATCCGGCAGGGCCGCTCGATCAGACGGACGCCGTGCGCGCCCCGCTTACCGTGCTCGATCTGCTCACCCACCGCGCCGGCTTCGCATACCACTTCACCGCCACCGGGCCGCTCGCCGGGGCTTACGAGACTGTGTTCAACGGCGTTGAATCGCGGGCGACGCCCGACGCCTGGCTCGCGCGGGTTGCGACGCTGCCGCTGATGTTCCAGCCGGGCACGCGCTGGCACTACGGCATTGCGACCGATATTCTCGGCGTGCTGATTCAGCGTGTGAGCGGGCTGACGCTTGGCGACTTCTTCCGCACCCGCATCTTCGAGCCGCTCGGCATGCGCGATACGGCGTTCTGGGTGCCCGAGCCGCAACTCGCCCGGCTGGCGACAGCCTACGGCATCCAGCCGGGCACGCGCCAGCGGATCGTCGAGGATCGTCCGGCGACGAGCCGCTGGGCAAATCCGAAGCGCTTTCAAGGCGGCGGTGGCGGACTGGTGTCCACTGCCGAAGACTATCTGCAGTTCGCGCGTTTGCTGCTGGGGCGTGGACGGGTTGGGCAGACACGTCTGCTCTCGCATCGCTCGGTCGATCTGATGCGCTCCAATTTCCTCAGCCGCGATCAGCGCCGGGTGCCGGCGTTCGGACATATCGTCTGGGCGGGCCAGGGTTTCGGGCTGGGCTTGTCGATTGTCGACGACCCTGCGCAGCAGTTGCCGCTCGGCTATCGGTCAACCGGCTCATTCGGTTGGCCGGGCGCATACGGCACGAGTTGGTTTGCCGATCCCGTGGAAGATCTGATTGGTCTGATGTTGATTCAGCTGCGCGCGCTCGAGCCGTTTCCGATGCCGATCGAATTCGAGCGGCGCCTTTATGACGCTATCGACGACTGACCGCATGGCTTGTTTCGGTAGCGCGAATCCGGGAATGCGTGAACGAGTGCTATCCGGCACTTTTTCGATCTGATAGGGTCACACTGCAGTTATCCAACCGACTGGAGACGACGCTTCATGGCCACTTACAAACAATTGACTGCGCAGCTCGAAAAGCTTCACAAGGAAGTCGCTGTCGCTCGTGAAAAGGAAATAGAGCTGGCGATTGCCGATATCAAGCAGAAGATTGTGGAATACGGCATCACCGCGGAGGAACTTGGCTTCTCGAGCAAACGTGCGGGGGCGAAGAAGACGCCGCTGCCGGCGAAATATCGCAACCCGAAAACCGGCGAGACCTGGAGTGGCCGCGGCCGTTCGCCGGGCTGGCTGGCAGGCAAGAATCGCGAACGCTTCCTGATCACCGATTAAGCGTTACGTACGGGACGGCGCGTCCTGCAACGACGTGCCTTCCCCCACAAGTGAAGCGGCGGCGCCGATTTTGCGCACCGCCCCACTGGTCCCGAAAACCCTCACCTTTCGTATTTGCCGCGGCCGTTGGGCTCCTGCGCGACCGGGCTTTGCGCTCGCGTGACGCCGCTCTCCTTGATCCCTCTTCGTTGAGCTTGCGTCGTGCGCATGCACGGGTCATGAGCGCCGTTGTGCGCGCTGACCGGCGCCTCGCGTGAAGTTGGAATCCCTTATCTGATAAGCGTTTGCGCGTTTTATTACGCCGTGTGGCTTGTCGCTCGCCCCGCTTCTGTCTGCCTCGTTTCGTCTATCGTCGCACCATCGATTTATCCGGGAGTCCAGAATGTCCGGTGCGCGCGGCATGCCCATCCACATCACCTCAAGCAGCTGTTGGGCTGTTTTCGCCGCTGGTCCCGAAAACCCTCACCTTAACGTCGAAACCGTTGCCAACGCATCGGTGTGCCCAGGACAAACCCGGAGTTGAGTCCGTCTCATACCCCGGATCAAAAAACATCGATTCATGGTGGCGCAACTCGAATAGCACAATCCGCTCATCCACCCAACCCTTGACGGGATCAGACATGAGCGTATCGACGGAAAAGCAGTTGTATATCGGTGAAGGTTTTGAAGGCCCGGGCGTGAACCTCGCGCACATCAATGTATTGGTCGGTCCGCGCAATGGACCGGCAGGCCAGGCATTCGCCACCGCGCTGTCGACGCCGTCCGCCGGTCATGCGCCGTTCGTCGTGATCGCCCGTCCCGGCATTCCGACCAAGCCGCTCACGCTCTATGTGAACAAGGCACAGATCGAAGGCGACTTTCACGGCAACGCAACGTGGGGTGCCTCGCAAGCCGGCATCGCCAAGGCGGTCGCCGAATCGCTCGAGAATGGCACGCTGCCGCCGGAAGCGGAAAACGACTGGGTCGTCGTGTCGGCGAACTGGGTGAATCCGAAGACCGACGATCTCGATGCCGTGTTCGAGAACAACTACCGCGCGTGCAAGAACGCGATTCTCGCGGCGATGAAAGGCCTGCCGCATCGCGACGAAGTATTTGCCGCCGCGCGTGAAGTGTCGAACCCGTTCTATACGCCGAAACAACGCTAAAGCACCTATTGAAACGCCGCGGTTTGCGCGCCGTGCGAGCAGCGCAGCCGTCGCAGTGAGGAGACAACACAATGGAATACATTCGCCTCGGCCAATCGGGCCTGAAGGTTTCGCGCTTGTGCCTCGGCACGATGAACATGGGCACGCCGCAATGGAAGCCGTGGATTTTCGACGAAGCGCAAAGCGAGCCGATCGTGCGTCACGCGCTGGACGCGGGCGTGAACTTTATCGACCTCGCGGATTTCTATTCGACCGGTGTCGGCGAAGAAGTGGTGGGCCGCATTCTCAAGCGCATCGCGCGCCGTGAAGAGATCGTCGTGACGACCAAGGTCGGCTACGACATGGGCACGTATCAGAACGCCGGCGGCCATTCGCGCAAGCACATCATGGACGGCATCGACGCGTCGCTCACGCGTCTCGGCATGGAGTACGTCGATATCTACATGCTGCATTTCTTCGACGTGAACACGCCGGTCGAAGAAACCATGGGCGCGCTGAACGATATCGTGCGGGCCGGCAAGGCGCGTTATATCGGCGTGTCGACCATGTATACGTGGCAGTTCGCCAAGATCATGCAGGTGTGCGAGCGCAATGGCTGGCACAAGCCCATCAACATGCAGTTGCAGTTGAACCTCGCGTACCGCGAGGAAGAGCGCGAGATGATTCCGTATTGCGAGGATCAGGGCGTGGGCGTGTCGGTGTTCAGCCCGCTTGCACGCGGTCTCCTGACAAGCGATCCGAACTCGACGCGCAACCAGACCGACTTCTTCACCGCGCAAATGTATGGCGATGCGGCTTCGCGCGAGATTGCTGCGTCCGTGGCGCGCGTGGCGGCGGCGCGTGGCGTATCGGCGGCGCAAATCGCCCAGGCGTGGGTGCTCAATCACGGCGGTGTCGCAAGCATGCTGGTGGGAGCGGATACGCCGGCGCAGTTCGACAGCGCGCTCGCCGCACTCGACACGAAGCTCTCCGCCGACGAACTCTACGAACTCGAACGTAACTACACGCCGTGCGATCTGATCAACGATTACACGGCCGGCAAGCGCATCGCTCGCGAATCGCGTCCCGCGCAAGGGACGTTCGTTCAATCTCTGGATAAAGCAGCATGAGTGAATTTCTCCGTACCGGGCACTATATCAACGGCGAGTGGTATGCCGGCGCCGAGACCTATCCCGTTTCCAATCCCGCCACGGGCGAGTTGATTGCCCATGTCGCCAGGGGCGGCGCGGCGGAAACTGCGCAGGCGATCGCCGCGGCAGAGCGCGCTTATCCGGCATGGCGCGCGTTGACCGCGAAGGAACGCGGCGCGCGCGTGAAGCGCTGGGGCGAACTGATGCTCGAGAACCGCGATGCATTGGCGGAATTGATGTCGCGCGAACAGGGCAAGCCGCTTGCCGAAGCGCGCGGCGAAGTGGGCTATGCGGCGAGCTTCTTCGAATGGTTCGCCGAAGAGGCGAAGCGAGCCTATGGCGACGTGATTCCGAGCCCGAATCCAAAGGCGAAGATCATCGTGACGCGTGAGCCGGTTGGCGTGGTGGCCGCCATCACGCCGTGGAATTTCCCGCTGGCGATGATTACGCGCAAGGCCGGTCCGGCGCTCGCGGCAGGCTGCACGATGGTGCTCAAGCCGTCTGAAGAAACCCCGTTGTCGGCGTTTGCGCTGGCGGTGCTGGCCGAGCGTGCGGGGATTCCGGCGGGCGTATTCAACATCGTGTCCGGCGATGCCGTGGCGATTGGCGGCGCCTTGACGGCATCGTCCGTGGTTCGCAAGTTATCGTTCACCGGTTCGACGCGGGTGGGCAAGCTGCTCGCGAAGCAATCCGCGGATACGCTCAAGAAGCTCTCGCTCGAACTCGGCGGTAATGCGCCCTTCATCGTGTTCGACGATGCGGATATCGACGCCGCCGTTCAGGGCGCGATGGCTTCGAAGTTTCGCAACACCGGCCAGACCTGTGTGTGCGTGAATCGCTTCTACGTGCAGGACGGCGTTTACGACGCGTTCACCCAGGCGCTGACGCAGGCGGTGCAGAAGATGCGTGTGGGTAACGCGCTTGAGGGCGAAGTCGAGCAGGGACCGCTGATCAACGCTGCTGCGTTGAAGAAAGTGGAGACCCATGTTGCCGATGCCTTGCAGAAGGGCGCCAAGGTGTTGACGGGCGGCAAGCGTCACGCGCTGGGTGGCACGTTCTATGAGCCGACGGTGCTGGTCGACGCGTCGAAGTCGATGCTGATCGCTGCAGAGGAAACGTTTGGCCCGGTTGCTGCCTGCTTCCGTTTCAAGACTGAGGAAGAAGCGATCGCTGCCGCCAACGACACGCCGTTCGGCCTGTCCGCGTACTTCTATACGCGCGATCTCGGCCGCGCGTGGCGCGTGTCCGAGGCGTTGGAAAGCGGCATGGTGGCCGTCAACGAAGGCATCCTCTCCACCGAAGTGGCGCCGTTTGGCGGCGTGAAGGAATCGGGCCTGGGCCGTGAAGGTTCGAAGTATGGGCTCGACGAGTACATGGAACTGAAGTACACGATGATGGGCGGTCTCGGCCGCTGAGCGTCGTCGTCGTACTAGCGGCAAGAACGGTCCGCTTCGCGTTGTACAGTTGTACACGCGCGAAGCGGACCACGCAGCATTGCGCGCAATCCTCCGCTCAGAAATTGACCGCCTTGTTTCCTGCTACGGGAAACGCCGCATCAAGCACCGAACGGAGCAGCCTGGTATGCGTTTCACCCGCGTCCAGGACGATCAGATTGTCGGCGAACGCCGTGTCGACGGAGAGATCTTCGTTGAGGATAGCCTGCAGCGCCGCTTCCGATGAAACAAACACCACATCCCGATCAGCCTGGTCTTCGGAGGTCACGTCAGGTGGCTCCGGCGTAATGTCCGGATCGAATCCAGCTTCAGTGGCGTGAAAAAATCCCCACGTGCCGATTTCGATCAGGAGGACGTAGAAATCAGGTAGCGCCATCAAACGACCGACCGGCAGCGAAGCTTCCAGCCGGGCTTGCAAGCCCTTAAGTGCCTCGATGGCCGCCATGCGCAGCTTCATGTTGCTTAACGCGCCGTCAACCGCCGTTTCCGGCAGCACGCCGACGTCCATGGCTTCTCGCGTCGCAACGGCCACCGTGAGCGCATGAGGGTGCCCAATATTAAACTCGATCTTCAATTCGCAGATTGCGCACATCTTTTCGGTTCCGTGTTGAGTGCCACAGGCCTGTTACGGCGTGACGATGTTGAACCAGAAGTCGAAATTGTCGAGCCAGGATACGAATTCACCCAGTTTCGGCGTGCTGCCGGTAATCTTGGTTTTACCGGCCATCACCAGTTTTTCCATGGATGTATTGCCCATCATGACTTCGTTGAGATCCGCGCGCGTCATGGTGACCGACGCGTCCGCACTATCCGACGTCTTGCCTTTGGAATAATGAAGCGCGGAATTTTCGACGCCGACCACGTAGTTTTCGTTCGTGTCGGTCATCACGAAGTTGAAGGTAATGGATTTGCCGGCCGCGCGCGTGCCGTTCAGGCGAACACCCTGATAGTCCAGGAACATTTCCAGCGGCATGGCTTTGATGGTGTCCGGGCTTTGCGAACTGCCGAACGGGACCTTATGCACACCGTTGCGTAACTCCATGGCGCCGGTGAGATAGAAATTGCGCCATGGCGCCGATTCTGCCTGGTAGCCCATCTGTTCGTACGCATCGGCGAGCATGTGCTTGGCTGCCACATTCTGCGGATCGGCAAACACAACGTGGTTCACCACTTCGGCAACCCAACGATATTCACCTCTGTCGTAGTAATGCTGGGCTTTCTGCAGCACCGCGGCCGAGCCACCCATAAACTCGACATAGCGCTTGCCGTTTTCGACAGGCGGTAGCCGGTGGAGATTGGCCGGCACACCGTCGAAGAAGCCGAGTCGCAGGTTGTATTGCGCCACCAGGTCATGGAACACCGTCCCGTAGTAACTGCGGCAATACCAGTGTTTCGCGAGACTGTCGGGCAAGCGCACGGTCTCTGCGATTTCGAGTGGCGTGAATCCCGTATTGGCAAGGCGCATGGTCTGGTCGTGCAAATACCGGTACATGTCGCGTTGCGCTTTCAGGAAGGCGACGATGCGCTCGTTACCCCATGTTGGCCAGTAATGCGAAGCAAACAGCACTTCCATTTCGCCACCGAACATGTCGATGGCAGCCTGGAGGTATTTCGACCAGAGCAAGGCGTCCCGAACCTTGGCGCCGCGCAACGTGTAGAGGTTATGCAGTGTGTGAGTAGCATCCTCCGCGGCGCAGAACGCCTTGAACTTCGGGATGTAGAACATGAACTCGGACGGCGCTTCGGATTCCGGCGCCATGATGACGGTCATGTCGACGCCATCCAGCGTCAGTTTCTGGCCCGTCGTGGTTGCAAAGTCGGTCGGCGTGATGAGTGTGATGGCGCCAATGGACGTTGTTTTGCCCAGGCCGCCGTCGACTACCCCAGTGGGGTTGCGCGGCAGCAGATTGCCGTACATATAGGCGGCCCGCCGGCTCATCGCGTTCCCGGCGATCACGTTTTCGCCGACCGCCGCTTCAGTGAAACCCGCCGGTGCGTAGATTTTTATCTTGCCCGATTTGATATCGGCTTCGTCGACGATCCCGCGAATGCCGCCGTAGTGGTCCGCGTGGCTATGCGTGTAAATGACGTGGGTAATTGGCCGGTCACCGAGATGCGGAACGACCAGTTGCTTCCAGACCACCACTGAGGCGTCTTCGGTCATCAGCGGGTCAATCACAATCCAGCCGGTATCGCCGCGGATAATGCTCATTACCGACAGGTCATAACCGCGAACCTGCCATATTCCATCCACGACTTCAAAAAGGCCGTGATTCATATTCAGTTTGGCATTACGCCATAAACTGGGATTAACTGAATCAGGTGCATTATTATCAGGGCCGCCGCTAATAAAGGCGAATTGACCCAGGTCCCAGGCGGCGCCGCCTTTTGAACTGGGAATAATGCCGGGATCGGGCAGAGTGGCAATGAGTCCGCGCGTAGCGTCCTGGAAGTCCTGAGTATCGTCAAATGCGAGCTGATTGGCATAAACCGCGTTCGCGTCACGGGTGGCCTTGGTGGGCGGCTTTGCGCCGGTACCCGTCGCTTTCGGGCTTGCTGGGTTTTGGGCGAGCGCTTCGCCTACGACGGTGCCGAAGCCCGTCGCGATACCGACGGTTGCAACACCTTTTAGAAAATCACGACGTTTAGTAGCGGAAGCCGGATTATTTTCGTCGGACATACACCTACCTCCAGATTTACCGGATATCCCACGGGCGAATGCCGATGCGGGTTTATTGCGGACGCCAGGCCCTGCGGCGACCGTGCTTAATCGTATGCTAACGTTGGATAATCTGCAATAACCTATAACCTGTGACTATTTCGATTAACGTGATTAATTGATCGAGTGTTGCATCTGGAAAAATAATAATCGAAATGGGTTTTGCTTCAGATTAGCGGGTTCTCGTCGAATGAGACGACTGGGGCGGCATGCACGGTTGCCTTGCCCGGCGGCATGTGTCGCCGGTGGCGGCTGAACCCCGGCTCCCTGCTTGCGCCCGAAGCCTGAGACCGATCCTCAGCAACACGGGGCGCTCGATCGTAGGCTGGGTTGTCCTTCGGTCACGAGGTAGACGTCGTCGACTCTATCGGACGAGCGTCAATACGTCTCTATCTGACGGATAACTCCGCGTCGTGTGTCGACGTGGGAGTGGCTGTTGTCATGAGGTATCCGATTCAGTAGTAGGAAAAATCCCACTCAAATAAGAATCGTCCTAGGTACTTAGGACTCGCGAATCCATACCATTTAGTTGCGCCTGAACGAAAGGCCAATGGTTCAAAACAAAGACCGCCATTTTCCGGCGATGAACCTTGGAGCGCCCAGGGGCGACGGCGCGTCGTACCGAACACGAATTCGCCTTTGACTATCAAGAACGTTATTTACTCATTGGAGCAGCAAAATGAAATCATTCCTCCCCGCAATGGCCATCGTAACGGGCGGTCTGTTGGGCGTTGCATCGCTTGGCGCACACGCAGCTGACGGCACGATCACTTTCACTGGCACCGTGTCCAACACCACGTGCTCGATTAACGGTGCGGCTTCGGGGTCGCCGGCCGATCTGTCGGTCACGTTGCCGACGGTGTCCGCCGGCACGCTGGCGTCGCAAGGCGCTGTAGCCGGTACGTCGAGCCCGACCCAAATGGTGCTGGCACTGAGCGGCTGCACGGGCGAAGCGACCAAGGCGGTAGCCGCCTTCGAAAACGGCCCGACCGTCGACCAGACCACCGGCAACCTGTCCAACCAGACCGCTGTGGGTTCGGGCGGCGCCGGCAAGGTTGAAGTCCGTCTCCTGAACGCCTCGCTTCTGCCGATCAACATCACGACCGGCGCGAACAACGACATCGCCAACAACGGCGCGACGATTACCGGCGGCAACGCCAACCTGAAGTATTTCGCTCAGTACTACTCGACTGGCACGGCCACTCCCGGCGCAGTGAACACGTCGGTGCAATACACGATGCAATACCAGTAAGCCGAAGGCTAAGGCGTTCGCGTAAGCGAACGCCTTTTTAACGGCCAATTTTCAAGATTATTTTCAAAAGGTGAATGTGATGAAGCTGGGTCGAATTGCTCTAGGAATCGGTTTTGCCTGTGCGCTGCTGGCAGGCAACGCAGATGCAAGCGTGACGATTGGCGGCACGCGCGTGGTGTATCCGCTTGACCAACGCGAAGTCACGGTCAAGCTCGATAACGACAGTGCGGCGCCTTCGCTGGTTCAGGTCTGGATGGACGACGGTCACCCGGACGCAAAACCCGGCGACATCAAGGTGCCCTTCGTGATCACGCCGCCGATCTTCCGGATGGACGCGAAGAAGTCGCAGACGCTGCGTGTCATCTATAGCGGCGAAGCCTTGCCGACCGATCGCGAATCCGTGTACTGGCTCAACGTGCTCGATATTCCGCCCAAGGTGGCCGGCACAACCGACGCCAACACCTTGCAGCTCGCCTATCGCACGCGCATCAAAGTGTTCGTGCGTCCCGCGAAGCTGCCTGGCAAACCTGAAGACGCGCCGGCTCAATTGACCTGGAAGGTCGCGGCGGCGTCCGACGGAAAAGGCCAGGCGGTAAGCGTGTCGAATCCGACGCCGTACTACGTGTCGTTTAGCGAAGTGGATGTCGAAAGCGGCGGTCACACGTACAAGAACGAAAAGGGCGGCATGGTGGCCCCCCACGCGACGGAGGTGCTTCCCGTCGCACAGATGAACGCAGTCTCGGCAGGCGCGAAGGTTCACTACACCGCGATCAGCGATTTCGGCGGCGCCATGAACGGCGACGCGACGCTCGCCCAATAGACCGCAGCAGTTAGTCGGTCGGGCGGCAGCCTTCCGCCCATAGACAACCCTTTACTGCACATAGCGTGCGTTGCACAGGCAACGCACAGGGACAACGCACGCCTGTTGCAAAACGTTTGAAGCCAGTCAGATCATGAAACTCTCACCTCGTCATCCTTCGCATGCTCGCACCAGTGCGGTGTCTGGTCCGTTCGGCCTGAATCCGGTAACGGCAGTTGTCCTGACCGTTTTCGCGGTGATGGGCGGCGTCCAGTCGGCGAGCGTGATTGCATCCGAAAGCGGTAGCGGCAACGCCGCCGTGTCGTTCGATTCGACGTTTCTCCGTACCGACCCGAACCAGACCGTGGACGTCGCGCGTTTCGCACGCGGCAACATGGTTTCGCCGGGCGTGTACTCGGTCGACGTCTGGGTGAACGACATCCGCGTGGCGCGGCAGGATGTGCGTTTCGTGGCAGCGCGCGAAG
Above is a genomic segment from Paraburkholderia phenazinium containing:
- the fae gene encoding formaldehyde-activating enzyme gives rise to the protein MSVSTEKQLYIGEGFEGPGVNLAHINVLVGPRNGPAGQAFATALSTPSAGHAPFVVIARPGIPTKPLTLYVNKAQIEGDFHGNATWGASQAGIAKAVAESLENGTLPPEAENDWVVVSANWVNPKTDDLDAVFENNYRACKNAILAAMKGLPHRDEVFAAAREVSNPFYTPKQR
- a CDS encoding serine hydrolase domain-containing protein, producing MQKAGFSAARLAQLTSAMQGYVDRGEVAGVVTLAWRRGETAHFEPLGWRDDAEQLPMQRDTLFRIASMTKPVTSAAIMMLIEQDQLTLDAPVAQWLPELAAPRVLRDPAGPLDQTDAVRAPLTVLDLLTHRAGFAYHFTATGPLAGAYETVFNGVESRATPDAWLARVATLPLMFQPGTRWHYGIATDILGVLIQRVSGLTLGDFFRTRIFEPLGMRDTAFWVPEPQLARLATAYGIQPGTRQRIVEDRPATSRWANPKRFQGGGGGLVSTAEDYLQFARLLLGRGRVGQTRLLSHRSVDLMRSNFLSRDQRRVPAFGHIVWAGQGFGLGLSIVDDPAQQLPLGYRSTGSFGWPGAYGTSWFADPVEDLIGLMLIQLRALEPFPMPIEFERRLYDAIDD
- a CDS encoding alkyl/aryl-sulfatase — its product is MSDENNPASATKRRDFLKGVATVGIATGFGTVVGEALAQNPASPKATGTGAKPPTKATRDANAVYANQLAFDDTQDFQDATRGLIATLPDPGIIPSSKGGAAWDLGQFAFISGGPDNNAPDSVNPSLWRNAKLNMNHGLFEVVDGIWQVRGYDLSVMSIIRGDTGWIVIDPLMTEDASVVVWKQLVVPHLGDRPITHVIYTHSHADHYGGIRGIVDEADIKSGKIKIYAPAGFTEAAVGENVIAGNAMSRRAAYMYGNLLPRNPTGVVDGGLGKTTSIGAITLITPTDFATTTGQKLTLDGVDMTVIMAPESEAPSEFMFYIPKFKAFCAAEDATHTLHNLYTLRGAKVRDALLWSKYLQAAIDMFGGEMEVLFASHYWPTWGNERIVAFLKAQRDMYRYLHDQTMRLANTGFTPLEIAETVRLPDSLAKHWYCRSYYGTVFHDLVAQYNLRLGFFDGVPANLHRLPPVENGKRYVEFMGGSAAVLQKAQHYYDRGEYRWVAEVVNHVVFADPQNVAAKHMLADAYEQMGYQAESAPWRNFYLTGAMELRNGVHKVPFGSSQSPDTIKAMPLEMFLDYQGVRLNGTRAAGKSITFNFVMTDTNENYVVGVENSALHYSKGKTSDSADASVTMTRADLNEVMMGNTSMEKLVMAGKTKITGSTPKLGEFVSWLDNFDFWFNIVTP
- a CDS encoding fimbria/pilus periplasmic chaperone, producing the protein MKLGRIALGIGFACALLAGNADASVTIGGTRVVYPLDQREVTVKLDNDSAAPSLVQVWMDDGHPDAKPGDIKVPFVITPPIFRMDAKKSQTLRVIYSGEALPTDRESVYWLNVLDIPPKVAGTTDANTLQLAYRTRIKVFVRPAKLPGKPEDAPAQLTWKVAAASDGKGQAVSVSNPTPYYVSFSEVDVESGGHTYKNEKGGMVAPHATEVLPVAQMNAVSAGAKVHYTAISDFGGAMNGDATLAQ
- a CDS encoding H-NS histone family protein, with the translated sequence MATYKQLTAQLEKLHKEVAVAREKEIELAIADIKQKIVEYGITAEELGFSSKRAGAKKTPLPAKYRNPKTGETWSGRGRSPGWLAGKNRERFLITD
- a CDS encoding fimbrial protein: MKSFLPAMAIVTGGLLGVASLGAHAADGTITFTGTVSNTTCSINGAASGSPADLSVTLPTVSAGTLASQGAVAGTSSPTQMVLALSGCTGEATKAVAAFENGPTVDQTTGNLSNQTAVGSGGAGKVEVRLLNASLLPINITTGANNDIANNGATITGGNANLKYFAQYYSTGTATPGAVNTSVQYTMQYQ
- a CDS encoding NAD-dependent succinate-semialdehyde dehydrogenase, which gives rise to MSEFLRTGHYINGEWYAGAETYPVSNPATGELIAHVARGGAAETAQAIAAAERAYPAWRALTAKERGARVKRWGELMLENRDALAELMSREQGKPLAEARGEVGYAASFFEWFAEEAKRAYGDVIPSPNPKAKIIVTREPVGVVAAITPWNFPLAMITRKAGPALAAGCTMVLKPSEETPLSAFALAVLAERAGIPAGVFNIVSGDAVAIGGALTASSVVRKLSFTGSTRVGKLLAKQSADTLKKLSLELGGNAPFIVFDDADIDAAVQGAMASKFRNTGQTCVCVNRFYVQDGVYDAFTQALTQAVQKMRVGNALEGEVEQGPLINAAALKKVETHVADALQKGAKVLTGGKRHALGGTFYEPTVLVDASKSMLIAAEETFGPVAACFRFKTEEEAIAAANDTPFGLSAYFYTRDLGRAWRVSEALESGMVAVNEGILSTEVAPFGGVKESGLGREGSKYGLDEYMELKYTMMGGLGR
- a CDS encoding aldo/keto reductase — protein: MEYIRLGQSGLKVSRLCLGTMNMGTPQWKPWIFDEAQSEPIVRHALDAGVNFIDLADFYSTGVGEEVVGRILKRIARREEIVVTTKVGYDMGTYQNAGGHSRKHIMDGIDASLTRLGMEYVDIYMLHFFDVNTPVEETMGALNDIVRAGKARYIGVSTMYTWQFAKIMQVCERNGWHKPINMQLQLNLAYREEEREMIPYCEDQGVGVSVFSPLARGLLTSDPNSTRNQTDFFTAQMYGDAASREIAASVARVAAARGVSAAQIAQAWVLNHGGVASMLVGADTPAQFDSALAALDTKLSADELYELERNYTPCDLINDYTAGKRIARESRPAQGTFVQSLDKAA